From a region of the Odoribacter splanchnicus DSM 20712 genome:
- the gldD gene encoding gliding motility lipoprotein GldD: MEADPDKQAEPGWMNLSYPQYNAKLHLSYKEINNDTALNHYLEDCHHLAYTHTIKAESINEKYFKNREIFGLIYYIEGNTASSTQFFITDSTRHFLRGALYFNQHPDKDSLAPVIDYLREDIVTLMETLRFKNK; this comes from the coding sequence TTGGAAGCCGATCCCGATAAGCAGGCAGAACCAGGGTGGATGAATCTTTCTTATCCGCAATACAACGCCAAACTCCATCTCTCCTATAAAGAGATCAACAACGATACCGCCCTGAATCATTATCTCGAAGACTGTCATCATCTGGCCTATACGCATACGATAAAGGCCGAATCGATCAACGAAAAATATTTCAAGAATCGGGAAATTTTCGGACTCATTTATTATATCGAAGGAAATACCGCTTCTTCCACTCAATTTTTCATCACCGATTCCACCCGTCATTTTCTGCGCGGAGCTTTATATTTCAACCAGCACCCCGATAAAGATTCTTTGGCTCCGGTCATCGATTATTTACGGGAAGACATCGTCACTCTGATGGAAACACTCCGCTTTAAAAACAAATGA
- a CDS encoding phage integrase SAM-like domain-containing protein: MGRKKKEIRLKEPVRIREKKIAGGNISLYLDIYQKGLRKKETLKLYLVPEINATTKLQNANTRKLAEQIKAQRILDIQREGLVDWDKVKKSRMTLTKWMDDFVKYNAELSESSMKTKRNTHARIDQYLLYIGKPEFLLKDVDKEFCKGFITFLKTCTYNDGKKQLSTTTCRMFVNYFGSSLAKAIRDGLIEQNPFLLLEAKEKPQKRVAEREFLTIEEIKKVMNTPCRYELVKKAFLFSCFTGL, from the coding sequence ATGGGACGAAAGAAGAAAGAAATCCGTTTGAAGGAGCCTGTGCGCATCCGAGAAAAGAAGATAGCAGGTGGCAACATCAGCCTCTATCTTGACATTTACCAGAAGGGATTGAGGAAGAAAGAAACGTTGAAACTCTATCTTGTGCCAGAAATCAACGCTACTACCAAGTTGCAAAACGCCAATACAAGAAAGTTGGCAGAGCAAATCAAGGCGCAGCGCATTCTTGACATCCAGAGAGAGGGTCTTGTGGATTGGGACAAGGTGAAGAAGTCACGCATGACACTTACCAAGTGGATGGATGACTTTGTGAAGTACAATGCCGAGTTGTCTGAGTCTTCCATGAAGACCAAGCGCAACACTCATGCTCGCATTGACCAATACTTGTTATATATAGGCAAGCCAGAGTTTCTGCTGAAAGATGTGGATAAGGAGTTTTGCAAAGGCTTCATTACTTTTTTGAAGACTTGCACCTACAATGATGGAAAGAAACAACTCAGCACCACCACTTGCCGTATGTTCGTCAACTATTTCGGCTCATCATTGGCAAAGGCAATAAGGGACGGACTGATTGAACAAAATCCATTCTTGCTGTTGGAGGCAAAGGAGAAGCCACAGAAGCGAGTGGCTGAGCGTGAGTTTCTGACGATAGAGGAAATAAAGAAGGTGATGAACACTCCATGCCGTTATGAACTGGTGAAGAAAGCCTTTCTATTCTCCTGTTTCACAGGTCTGTGA
- a CDS encoding site-specific integrase, producing MKTLNWSEIHKAADGKTEYIDHIQVKTKDRVTIPLSEETKKWMPKREEGIDNIFHNLTITSTTVEVVLKEWMEVAGISKHITYHCSRHTTASLAISAGADISAVKDVLGHGSITSTEVYAKVALEKKVEAVNLFNGVFD from the coding sequence ATGAAAACCTTGAACTGGAGTGAAATCCATAAGGCTGCTGACGGCAAGACGGAATACATTGACCATATCCAAGTCAAGACCAAGGACAGAGTAACCATCCCCTTGTCGGAAGAAACAAAGAAGTGGATGCCTAAAAGAGAAGAAGGTATAGACAACATCTTCCACAACTTGACAATCACATCTACAACAGTGGAAGTGGTGCTGAAAGAATGGATGGAGGTAGCAGGAATATCCAAGCATATAACCTACCATTGCTCACGGCACACGACAGCATCGTTGGCTATCTCTGCAGGAGCAGACATATCAGCAGTGAAGGATGTTTTGGGACATGGAAGCATAACTTCAACCGAAGTTTATGCAAAAGTGGCTCTTGAAAAGAAGGTAGAGGCGGTCAATCTGTTTAATGGCGTGTTTGATTGA
- a CDS encoding recombinase family protein — protein sequence MTTGIIYARVSSIGDRQSTERQVKDLSEYAKYKDIEVRKVFEEYISDAKKNDERPVLCEAMEYCKTNRIGILLVSELSRLGRNAFEVLASVKELIDCGINLYIQKEQLILLDDDGHPSLFAPIMIATLSTCAQLERENISFRLQSGRKRYIEKDGKLGRKVGSVKTVEQMKTEYREVINLLRKGYSIRDVAKLSGKGISTVQRVKKLFT from the coding sequence ATGACAACAGGAATAATATACGCTCGTGTCTCCAGTATTGGTGACAGGCAGAGCACGGAAAGACAGGTCAAGGACTTGTCGGAGTATGCAAAGTATAAAGATATCGAAGTCCGTAAAGTCTTTGAAGAGTACATTTCTGACGCAAAGAAGAATGATGAGCGTCCAGTGTTGTGTGAGGCAATGGAATACTGCAAAACAAACCGCATTGGGATCCTACTTGTCAGCGAACTGTCAAGATTGGGGCGTAATGCGTTTGAGGTTCTTGCCTCTGTCAAGGAACTCATTGACTGTGGTATTAACCTCTACATACAAAAGGAACAACTTATATTATTGGACGATGATGGACATCCGTCCCTCTTCGCCCCAATAATGATAGCCACGCTTTCTACCTGTGCGCAATTGGAACGTGAAAATATCTCGTTCCGTTTGCAATCAGGCAGAAAGCGGTATATAGAGAAAGACGGAAAACTTGGTCGCAAGGTCGGCTCGGTAAAGACAGTAGAACAGATGAAAACGGAATATAGGGAAGTAATAAATCTGCTCCGCAAAGGATATTCCATAAGGGATGTGGCAAAGTTGAGTGGCAAGGGTATAAGTACGGTTCAAAGAGTGAAGAAACTGTTTACATGA
- a CDS encoding TonB-dependent receptor family protein → MHYIRRMLLLLLALTPLGVCAQTQQSTKTERRSAMTDSVYRLTEVVVRSNQMLGSKFEVRNRTGAAYYISPEELGKFGYTDINRMLKSVPGVNVYEEDGFGLRPNISLRGTKAERCERISLMEDGVLAAPAPYAAPAAYYFPNAGRMYAIEVLKGSSQVQYGPFTTGGAINMVSTPIPSRFTAKLNTSYGSYNTLKSYASIGNRFKYTGFLVEYLRYQSDGFRKDEPNERTGFKRNDLITKFSAQTNRDEGLNHLFELKFGFANETSDETYLGLSESDFAMRPYFRYAGAQKDNLKTRHTQWVATYLIKAGSKFKITTNLYYNYFFRNWYKLNEVRAGITKAERRSIDAVLADPETNRDYFDIVTGKKDYIGEALMLRANHRVYRSRGIQSKGEYRMMLGGGYLTAELGVRYHADSEDRFQQDDAYAIQGGRMSLFLAGQPGDNANRITTAHAWSGYWLGKWSKGILTLTVGMRYEDVELLNRNYTKADPRRTGKVRIETPNHAHALLPGLGFNVKILPVLSAFGGIHKGFAPPSAVLNQKPESSVNVEAGLRLTTQKMKFEAIVFNNNYSNMLGSDLAAQGGQGTLDQFNVGKATVNGLELMFHYLPLPRHFAVQLPIQLSYTYTNTEMKKDFISSAWGNVVYGDEIPYIYKHAFNAQIGIEHKWVEANFGARYNGDMRTTPGHGKIAEREKIPAHLILDASIKGHINKNITITLNAINLANKKYLVSRHPAGLRAGHPFGIYGGVQLHL, encoded by the coding sequence ATGCATTATATAAGAAGAATGCTGCTTCTGCTTCTCGCACTGACACCCTTAGGCGTGTGTGCCCAGACGCAACAAAGCACAAAAACAGAGAGAAGAAGTGCGATGACCGATTCGGTGTACAGGTTGACAGAGGTGGTGGTGCGATCCAATCAGATGTTGGGTAGCAAGTTTGAGGTCCGCAACCGTACGGGGGCGGCTTATTATATCTCTCCGGAGGAACTAGGAAAGTTTGGTTATACCGACATCAACCGTATGCTCAAGAGCGTGCCGGGAGTGAACGTGTATGAAGAAGACGGTTTCGGATTGCGGCCGAACATCAGCCTGCGTGGTACGAAAGCCGAGCGATGCGAGCGTATCTCACTCATGGAGGACGGAGTGTTGGCTGCTCCGGCGCCTTATGCCGCTCCCGCGGCCTATTATTTCCCCAATGCCGGGCGCATGTATGCCATCGAGGTGCTGAAGGGGAGCAGTCAGGTGCAATACGGTCCGTTTACCACCGGTGGCGCTATTAATATGGTGTCGACGCCCATTCCCTCGAGATTCACCGCCAAGTTGAACACCTCTTACGGCAGCTACAACACGCTCAAGTCGTATGCAAGCATAGGCAACCGCTTTAAATATACGGGCTTTCTGGTGGAATATCTGCGCTATCAGTCGGATGGTTTCCGCAAGGATGAGCCGAACGAGCGCACGGGATTCAAGCGCAACGACCTGATAACAAAGTTCTCGGCACAGACCAATAGGGATGAAGGACTCAACCATTTGTTCGAACTGAAGTTTGGGTTTGCGAATGAGACTTCTGACGAGACTTATCTGGGATTATCGGAAAGCGATTTCGCCATGCGTCCCTACTTCCGCTATGCTGGTGCGCAGAAAGATAATTTAAAGACCCGTCATACCCAATGGGTGGCTACCTATCTGATAAAGGCTGGCAGCAAATTTAAGATAACCACAAACTTATATTATAACTATTTCTTCCGCAACTGGTATAAACTGAACGAGGTGAGGGCAGGCATTACCAAGGCCGAACGCCGTTCGATCGATGCCGTGCTGGCTGATCCGGAGACCAATCGAGACTATTTCGATATTGTTACGGGCAAGAAAGACTACATCGGCGAGGCGCTGATGCTGCGCGCCAATCATCGTGTGTACCGCTCGCGAGGCATACAGTCGAAGGGTGAGTATCGTATGATGCTGGGCGGTGGCTATCTCACCGCGGAGCTGGGCGTGCGCTATCATGCCGACAGTGAGGACCGATTCCAGCAAGACGATGCTTATGCGATACAAGGCGGGCGTATGAGTCTTTTCTTGGCGGGACAGCCGGGCGACAATGCCAACCGCATTACCACGGCTCATGCCTGGTCGGGCTATTGGCTGGGAAAATGGTCGAAAGGCATTCTCACGCTCACAGTCGGTATGCGCTATGAGGATGTGGAACTGCTGAATCGCAATTATACCAAGGCCGATCCGCGTCGTACGGGCAAGGTGCGCATTGAGACACCCAACCACGCACATGCTTTGTTGCCGGGATTAGGATTCAATGTGAAGATACTGCCTGTCCTTTCGGCTTTCGGAGGAATTCACAAGGGGTTCGCACCGCCCAGCGCCGTGCTCAACCAAAAACCTGAAAGCAGTGTGAATGTGGAAGCCGGACTGCGCCTGACGACGCAAAAGATGAAGTTCGAGGCCATCGTCTTTAACAATAACTATTCCAATATGCTGGGAAGCGACTTGGCCGCACAGGGCGGACAAGGCACGCTCGACCAGTTCAATGTAGGTAAGGCTACGGTAAACGGCTTGGAACTAATGTTCCATTACCTGCCGCTACCCAGGCATTTCGCCGTCCAGCTGCCCATTCAGCTTTCCTACACATACACCAATACCGAGATGAAGAAAGATTTCATAAGTTCGGCTTGGGGAAATGTGGTTTATGGCGACGAGATACCTTATATATATAAGCACGCTTTCAATGCTCAGATAGGCATCGAGCATAAATGGGTGGAAGCAAACTTCGGAGCACGCTATAATGGTGATATGCGCACCACGCCGGGACATGGAAAGATTGCCGAGCGTGAGAAGATTCCCGCCCATCTGATTTTGGACGCTTCGATAAAAGGGCATATCAATAAGAATATCACCATCACACTGAATGCCATCAACTTGGCCAATAAGAAATATTTGGTATCACGCCATCCCGCCGGATTGAGGGCCGGCCATCCTTTTGGCATCTACGGGGGCGTCCAGCTGCATCTGTAA